Genomic segment of Caproiciproducens sp. NJN-50:
TCTCGGCAGCGACACCGCAAAACAGGTCATTGCCGAGTTTGGGTTTGACCGCACTCTCTATGTGCTTGCAAACACGGTCCGGGAGAAAGATTGGGATGGGCGCATTGACCGCAGAAATAAAGATTGGGCGCGGACGATTCCTGTCTTTGACGATGAGAACGGCTTTGGGGATAATCGAAACCTGGAATTTATCGTAGATAGAGCGCACCCCGGTCTGGTAGACCTTTTCATCAACCAGGCGCGGCGTGAATACCTGCTGACCCAGCCCCTGACCAAAGAGGACATTCAGTCGGAGGCCGCGCGGCTGCTCCGGCGTCTGCAAGCCGAGCGAGAACCGAACAGTCCCGGCGGTACGCATTTTATGGCGCAGCTCTCGCCGGATTTTCTGCTTCGCGCTTCCACCAAAGATCAGGACCGTCTGTTTGCTATGCTGCCATTCAAGTCCCTGACCTTCTCCGCGCTCAAGGATCGGAAAGGGCTTTTCG
This window contains:
- a CDS encoding DUF3849 domain-containing protein produces the protein MNTIPVYKYPAAYARGHGEIEQYRASHKANIACRDAIDDAIRDNYRNNCLGSDTAKQVIAEFGFDRTLYVLANTVREKDWDGRIDRRNKDWARTIPVFDDENGFGDNRNLEFIVDRAHPGLVDLFINQARREYLLTQPLTKEDIQSEAARLLRRLQAEREPNSPGGTHFMAQLSPDFLLRASTKDQDRLFAMLPFKSLTFSALKDRKGLFAFIRKDENRDQPLRLPKPSVRKKLESNRTAPTPPTTKRDAPER